From a region of the Octopus sinensis linkage group LG18, ASM634580v1, whole genome shotgun sequence genome:
- the LOC115221362 gene encoding zinc finger protein 2 homolog, which yields MLCEQLSSASEATFFTLLPVSNTVTVSSSSPPSPPSASSSFQTFSSFPSTPSFTSLTSSFPPSATTISSSSFVPSSSFVVPPVSADSAASTAVSVQNDVFTDALSLALALRSATEENGSCEIGGGEGVIVREEAEEASSVLQYVCEHCGKQFPNAHILSIHRRAHTINGTRPYQCKFCDKAFSGSHNLIKHIRTHTGEKPYACCICSKAFADAGQRKVHMRTHTGEKPFECELCGKMFSQSCNLRSHMATHSGVRPYHCPHCLKDFARASTLLQHKFHNQGQNGPLECPFCDQVFEHKCSLSVHLRTHPRESRNRDSKTKQKNLAT from the coding sequence ATGTTGTGTGAACAACTTTCCAGCGCTTCCGAGGCCACGTTTTTCACTCTTCTTCCAGTCAGTAATACTGTGACTGTCTCgtcttcctctcctccttctcctccttctgcttcctcttcttttcaaaccttctcttctttcccttcaactccttctttcacttctctcacttcttcttttcctccatcTGCTAcgactatttcttcttcttcttttgtaccTTCTTCATCTTTCGTTGTTCCGCCTGTCTCTGCCGATTCTGCTGCCAGTACGGCTGTTTCTGTCCAGAATGACGTGTTTACTGATGCCCTCAGTTTAGCGTTGGCCCTTCGCTCTGCTACTGAAGAAAATGGCAGTTGTGAGATTGGTGGCGGCGAAGGGGTCATCGtaagagaagaagcagaagaagccaGCAGTGTGTTGCAGTATGTCTGCGAACACTGTGGCAAACAGTTCCCAAATGCCCACATCTTGTCCATCCATCGACGTGCGCACACCATCAATGGCACGAGACCTTATCAGTGCAAGTTCTGTGATAAAGCTTTTTCCGGCTCTCACAACCTGATCAAGCACATCCGTACACACACTGGCGAGAAGCCTTACGCATGTTGCATCTGTAGTAAAGCATTTGCGGATGCTGGACAGCGGAAAGTGCACATGCGTACGcacacaggtgagaagccatttgAGTGCGAGCTCTGCGGCAAGATGTTCTCCCAGTCATGCAACTTGAGGTCACACATGGCGACTCACTCTGGCGTACGTCCTTACCATTGTCCTCATTGCTTGAAGGACTTTGCACGTGCCAGCACCTTGCTGCAGCATAAGTTTCACAACCAAGGACAAAACGGTCCTTTGGAGTGCCCGTTCTGCGACCAGGTCTTTGAGCACAAGTGTTCCTTAAGCGTTCATCTCCGCACACACCCCAGAGAATCCCGAAACAGGGACTCAAAGACAAAACAGAAGAATCTTGCCACTTAG